The genomic DNA ACGCTGCATCGCGGCCACCCAACGTTCGCGCAGGCGCCGGCGCTGGGGGATGTAGGCGATGAGTTTATGCAGGATCCGTGTGCCGTCATTGCAATTGATCAGGCTCCAGAAGTCATCCAGCGCGCTTTCGCTGGGGCGGGTGTTCGGCCCGAAAATCTGACTGAAACTGTTGGACAGCGCGTTGCGCCCGAAGGCCCGCCCGATCATCCAGCCCAGCGGGCTAAGCAGGAGTTTTTGCACCAGTGCCGGGCGATGGGTTTCCGGAAACAGGCCGCCATTGAGGAACACGCAACTGGCGACGTTGAGGTGCCCTTCGTAATGACGGGCCAGCAATTCCTGGGCAACGCTGTCGCCATAATCATGGGCGAGGAGGTGCACCGGTTGCTCAACACGCAGGTGGTCGAGCAACGCCTGCTGCAAATCGGCCTGTTCCAGCAGGCAATAGTCGTGGTCCACCGGTTTGTCCGACTCGCCAAACCCGAGCATGTCGCAGGCGATCACCAGGTTGCGCTGGGCCAGGGGTTGCCACAGGTAATGCCAGTCCCAGCTGGCCGTGGGGAAACCATGGATCAACAGCAACGGCTCGCCCTGCCCGGCCACCCAGTAGCGGATGCTGCGGCCACGAAAGACGAACACCTGACTGCGTTTACGCCAGGCTCTGAGCGGGATCTCGGCGAGTGGCATCAGCTTTTATACCCGGGGTCTTGGCTGTCGAGTTTACGCAGCAGCGCCGGCCAGGCCAGCGCGCCTCCCATACCTTGAGCGCTCTTTGTGACAGCTGCCACCATCGCCTTCGCCCCGGCGAGAATCTGCGGCCCGATGGCAATCAGCTCGGCCCCGCCGTTTTGCGCCAGCACCTGAATTTCGCAGGCACGCTGGAAGGTGAACATCATCAGGAAGGTGTCGGCAATGGTACTGCCACAGGTGAGCAAACCGTGGTTGTGCAGCATCAGAAAGCTGTTTTCACCCAGGTCGGCCTGCAACCGCGCCTTCTCTTCGTGGTTCAGCGCCACACCTTCGTAAGCGTGATAGGCCAGGCTCGACAGCACGAAAATCGATTGCTGGCTGATAGGCAGCACACCTTGCTTCTGCGCGGCTACCGCCACACCGGCGGCGGTGTGGGTGTGCAACACGCAGGTGACGTCGTGGCGCACTTCATGGATGGCGCTGTGGATGGTGTAGCCGGCGGGGTTGATCTCGTAGGGGCTGTCCATCAGCTTGTTGCCGGCCTGGTCGACCTTGACCAGGCTCGACGCCGTGATTTCGTGAAACATCAGCCCGTAGGGGTTGATCAGAAAATCTTCGGTGCCCGGCACTTTGGCCGAGATGTGGGTGAAGATCAGGTCGTCCCAGCCGTGCAGCGCCACGAGGCGATAGCAAGCGGCGAGGTCGACACGGGCTTGCCACTCGGCAGCGCTGACCTGGTCTTTGACACTCTGTGACGATTGAACAGGGGCTAGGCTCACGACAATGACCTCCTTGGTGCACGTTCTTATTGTTTTTTTGAGTGAAGGGCCAGTCTAGTCAGACCGCGTGGCCCAAGGAGTCGCCTTGGCAGCCAGCTTGATGACTGAGCGAGTCAGAGAGAAGAATAGACCCGCTCGCGTCAGAGAAGCGCCGCCAATAAAGGCACGGCGAACAGGTTGAGCAAGCCCGTCAACACCATCACCAGGCCCGCCACCGAGCCCTCTTCACCGCCCACTTCCCGTGCGCGGCTGACCCCCGCGCCGTGTGCGCCCACACCAAACAGGGCGCCGCGCGCCAGAGGTGTGCGCAGCGGCAGCCACTTGAGCAACACGCCACCGAGCATGGCGCCGAACACGCCGGTGAACATCACAAATACCGCGGTAAGCTCCGGTACGCCGCCGAGGTCGGAGGACACCGGCATGGCGAACGGCGTGGTAATTGAGCGCGGCACCAACGACATCGTCACCGAACTGTCCAGCGCCAGCGCCTTGGCCAGCCCGAACGAGGTGGCGATGGACGCCGCGCTGCCCGCCACCATGCCCAGCAACAATGCCGACCAATGGCGCGCCAGCAACCGCCGCTGTTGCCAGATCGGCACCGCGAAGGCCACAGTCACCGGGCCCAGCACCAGCATCAGCCAATGGGTGTCGGCGGAATATTCGGCGTAGGCGGTTTTCATCGGCACGGCGACCGCCAGCAGCAGCGCGGGCACCAGAATCAGCGGGGACAGCACATAACGCCCGGTGCGCCGGTAAATCCAGCGGCTGAAAGCGTAGGCGCCCAGCGTCAGGGCGAGCCAGAACACCGGCATCAGCTCAAGCTTCACGGCGCAGCCTCCAGCGGCAGACCATTTCCACGGTAAACGCGGTCACCAGCATCACCGACAAGGTACTGAAGCCGATCACCAACAGGATGCGCCAGCCGTCATTGCGCAGCAGGCCACCGTAGTCGAGCAGGCTCATCAGCGCCGGGATAAAAAACAGCAGCATCTCGGCCATCAACACGCCCGCGCCCAACTCCAGCGCGGCGGGCTTGACCAACCCGCTGGCGAAGGTGGCCAACAACAGGCCCAGCCCCACCACGCCGCCAGGAATCGGCCAGGCGAACCACACCGACAACTCGCAGCCCAGCAGGTAGATGGCGAGCAAAATGAGCAGTTCGGTCAGCAAACGGGTGAAACGTTTCATGGGCTTTGGGTCCTCGCAGACGCTCATTTTAAAGACGCCACTCCCATCCCCACAGCGAATTGTTAGACTGCCAGCTATTCCAAACTGGAATTGGGCCCATGGAATTCAAACAGCTGCGCAGTTTTGTCGAAGTCATTCATCGCGGTGGGTTTACTCAAGCGGGTAAAACCCTGCACATCAGCCAGTCCGCCGTCAGCAAACAAGTGGCGCAGCTGGAGCAAAGCCTCGGCACACCGTTGCTGGAGCGCACGGGCTCGCAGATCCGCCTGACCGCCGCCGGCGAAGTGGTGCTGCAACGCGCCGAAGCCATGTTGCGTTTGCAGTCGGAATTGCTCAGCGAGCTGGATGACATGCAGCAACTGACCCGTGGCGAACTGCGCCTGGGCCTGCCGTTGCTGGCGGGCGACACCTTGTTTGCCGGCCTGTACGCCGAATACCGCCGGCGCTACCCCAATGTGACCATCCAACTGCTGGAAGACGGCAGCCGCAACATCGAGCGAGCGATTTTGAACGGTGAACTGGATGTGGGCGGCAGCCTGATGCCCAGCGATCCGGCCTTCGCCTGGCAGGCCTTTTGCGATGAGCCTTTGGATGCGTTGCTGCCGATGGATCACCCGCTGGCGCAAAACGCCCAGGTGCGCCTGGAAGAACTGGCGGACACACCGTTCCTGATGTACCAGCGCAGCTTTGTACTCAATGATCGCCTGATGCAGGCCTGTCAGCAGTTGGGCTTCACGCCCAGGGAAATCGGGCGCAGCGGTCAAGCGGACTTTTTGGCCGCGCTGGTCGCCGCCGGCCAAGGCGTGGTGCTGCTGCCCAGCGTGGTCGCCCGCGGGCTGGTGCGACCTGGCCTGGTGCGCCTGACCCTCAAGGCACCCGACTACCTGCGCTGGGACATTGCCTTTATCTGGCGTGAAGGCGCTTATCTGTCGAAAGCCGCCCAGGCCTGGCTGGCGTTGCTGCGCGAGTTTCCGGTCAGCCGCGCAGTGCAGTGACCAGTTCGGCCAGCCACGGCTCGGCGTCGGCTTCCGGGGTAACGCTTTCGCTGGCGTCCAGGCGCAGCATCGGCAGCACTTCGCGCACGCCCAGCTCGCCGAACAATTCACGCATTTGCTCACCGCCGCCGCAGAAGGTGTCGCCGTAGCTCGCATCGCCCAGGCCGATCACGGCACCCGGCAGGCCGCGCCAGGCGGCGGGCAATTGGTCACGGATAGTCGAATACAGGGGTTGCAGGTTGTCGGGCAATTCGCCCATGCCGGTGGTCGAGGTCACCGCCAGAAACGCCTCGGGGGCAAAGGCCTGCACGTCGGCCAGGGTGGCGCGCGGGTTGTGCCAGGCCTCGAAACCGGCGGCGTTGAGGATACCGGCGGCGTGGCGGGCGACTTCTTCAGCCGTGCCGTAGACCGAGCCGGAAAGGATGGCGACTTTCATCAATCTGATCCTGTCGTTGAGCGAAAGCGTGGGATATTAGCAGCTGGGGTAAATATTTCAGCGTGATCGGCGCAACATTTACCCCATGCCATACACTCAAACCTCCTCCAAACAAGCCATGGACCGCTCGATGATCAACGCCAACCTCATGCAAATGGTGGTCAACGCCTCCAACGACGGGATCACCATCGCCGAACGGGAGGGCCGCGACAAGCCGCTGATTTACGCCAACCCCGCCTTTGAGCGCATGACCGGCTACCACCTGGACGACATCCTGTATCAGGATTGCCGCTTTCTGCAGTCCGGTGACCGCGACCAGCCGGGGCTGATGGCCATTCGCGAGGCCCTCGACAGCGGCGGTTCGTGCCGTGAAATCCTGCGCAACTACCGCAAGGACGGCACGCCGTTCTGGAATGAGCTGTCGATTTCCACGGTGTACAACGAGGCTGACCGGCAGACGTATTTCGTCGGTGTTCAGAAAGACGTCACCCCTCAGGTGAAGGCCCAGCAACGGGTTGCACAGCTGGAAGCCGAAGTCGCCGCCCTGAAAGACGAATTGGCGGCGCTCAAGGCGACGAGCGGAGTTAACAAACTGTAAAAAATGCCGCCTTTAGAGCGATAATGGCATTTCAATGTCTCACCCTTGAGCCAGATCAATGCACCGTGATGCTCTTTTGACGCAGGACGAACTGGATTTCATCCAGGACATGCAGCACAACCCGCAACTCAACGTGCGGGATGCATGGTCGAGCCTGACGGTCAACGGCGGAGCACAGATTCGCGATTTGCTCACGCGGCTCGCCGCTCACGAGAACGTTACCATCCAGGCGCAATTCGATAACCAGCAACTCACCTTTCCCCTGCAATTGGTGGAAGACGAGTTTCACGCGGTGCATCTGCGTCTGGGCGTGCCGAGCATTTTCGAGGACGGCCCGATGATTCGGCCATGGCGCCTGGCGCTGGAATCACCGGTGGCGCTGGAAAACGTACGCGGCAACCCGGCCGCGTTATGGGTGCATGAAGTGTCGTTCAAAGGTGTGCTGATCGAGATTCGTGGCCGGATCAAGGCGCCGAAAACCTTTTCGCTGTGGTTCAGCCCTTCCGGTTACGAGCGCATTGCCCTGCGCGGCACGCTGGAGCGCGAAACCGCCCGCGGCTTGTTCGCCTACCGCCTGAACCAGAGCGATGCGGATGAAATCGAGCGCCTGCGCCAGTTCATTCTGCACCAGCATCGGCTGGTTCACCCCCACGTTCACGCCTGAAGTCAGGTATCCAGCTGCCCGCTCAGGTATTGCTGCAAGCGGCGCTGCATCCAGCGGGCGTCGTTGCCCAGGCAACCGACGGGCGAACCTGTAAGGTTGGGTTCGGCCAGATCCGACGCATCACCGGCCAGCAGCAACGGGCAGTCGAGCGTCAGTGCCAGCCGATTGAGTTTTGATGGCAGCTCGCTGCCAGGCGCGCGATTGGAAAACAGTACGAGGGCGTGCGGCCGGGTCTTTTCACAGACCAGTGTCAATTCATCGAACGGTTGCCCCATCCCCAATACCTTTACCGCCAGTTTTTCGCTGGACATCAACAGGCCCGCCACCAGCAGTTCCAGCTCCCGGCACTCGCCGGCAATCGCCGACAGCAATACGCGGGGCGCGGCACACGCACAGATCATTTGCAGGCGCTGGGCCGTGCGGCCGCGCAGGAAATTATCGAAGAACAGCCACTCGCTGGCCTGGCCAAAGCTGCCATGGTGACGCAACAACTGCTGCCACAGCGGCATGAGGATGTCTTGAAATACCACGGCCGTTGAATAGGTGGCGAGAATCTGGCCGTACAAGCGGTCCAGCTGGCGGTCATCAAAGGCGCCGACGGCCTGGCGCAACTGCGCTTGCCACTGGTGCCATTCCAGTTCGGTATCGACTCGAGAGGTCGCGGCCGGCGTGCTGCGCAGCTCATCGCGCGCGAGGATCTTGCCCACTTTGCTGACCGCCACGCCCCGCTCGATCCAGTCGAGAATGCGGTGCACGGTGTCGATATCGGTGCCCGAATACAATCGGTGCCCGCTTTCGGTGCGCGTGGGCTGAATCAAACCGTAGCGACGCTCCCAGGCACGCAAGGTGACCGGGTTGACGCCCGTCAGACGTGCCACTTCGCGAATCGGAAACAGCGCTTCGGAATCAGCGTGACTGTCGGTTGCGGCCCTACGCTGAGGAGCAATGATTTCAGGCATTGGAGGTAGGAAATATCTGCTTGAACTTGGATCCCATTTAACGCCGATTGGGTTAACCGATACAAGGGCTGCGGCGATCCGTCCGAAGTCTCTGGCGTATTCAGCCAAAACAGGAATAATCCTTGCCTGTTTTTGCCACGTCGCTGCACCACCCCGCAGCTTCGTTCGTGCGCCACCTACCCGGTTCTGCGCACCCGTTTATTTGGAGATACACAATGTCTACCTCTCCCGTCACCTTGATGGTTGCGCGCCGCGTGGCCAAAGGGCGCTACGAAGAACTGATGGCCTGGCTGCGCGAAGGCGAGCAATTGGCCACCGACTTCCCCGGTTACCTGGGTTCCGGCGTGCTGGCACCGCCGCCCCATGACGATGAATTCCAGATCATCTTCCGTTTCGCCGATGAAAAAACCCTGCATGCCTGGGAGTTTTCCGCCTCGCGCAGTGCGTGGCTGAGCCGTGGCAGCGAGTTGTTTGCCGACCCGTCCGAACATCGCGTGAGTGGCATCGACGGCTGGTTTGGCGCCGTGGGCGCAAGGCCGCCGCGCTGGAAACAGGCGGTGGCGATCTGGCTGGCGTTTTTCCCGGTGTCGCTGCTGTTCAATTTCGGCCTGGGCCCGCTGCTGGGCGAACTGGACCTGTTCACCCGCGTGCTGGTCAGCACCCTGGCAGTCACGCCGCTGATGGTTTATTTCTTCATCCCGCTGTCGACCCACCTGCTGGCGAGCTGGCTGCATCCCGCGCCGCCACGCGCCAAGGCCACCGAAGCCGCCGCTTGAGTACAGGGGTGGCCGGTCGCTGGTATAGTTTCCACCTGCCAGCGACTTGAGCCTCCCATGACAGCAACAGACGCCCCGATCCTGATCACCGGTGCCGGCCAGCGCGTCGGCCTGCATTGCGCCGAGCGCTTGCTGGACGAAGGCCAGCCGGTGATTTTCAGCTACCGCAGCGAACGCCCGGGCGTCGACGCCTTGCGCAAGCGTGGCGCGGTCGGCGTGTTTGCCGACTTCTCCAGCGAGGCGGGGATTCTCGCCTTCATCACCGAACTGCACACCCACACCGACAGCCTGCGTGCGATCATCCACAACGCTTCGGCCTGGGTCGCAGAAACGCCCGGCGACGAAAGCCGCGCATTCGGCGACATGTTCAGCGTGCACATGCTTGCGCCGTACTTGATCAACCTGCATTGTTCAGCCTTGCTGCGACGCTCGACACCGGCCGACATCGTGCACATCAGCGACGACGTGGTGCGCAAGGGCAGCCGCCAGCACATCGCCTATTGCGCCACCAAGGCCGGGCTCGACAGCCTCACCTTGTCGTTTGCCGCCCAGTTCGCGCCGTTGATCAAGGTCAACGGCATCGCCCCGGCGATGGTGATGTTCAACGACGGCGACGACGCGACCTACCGCGCCAAGGTGCTGGCCAAGGCGGCGCTGGGCATTGAGCCCGGGCCCGAGGTGATCTACCAGAGCGTGCGTTACCTGCTGGACAACCCCTATGTCACCGGTACCACCCTGACCGTCAACGGCGGGCGGCATATCAAGTAAGCCGTTTGTGAGGATGTTGTATGACCTTGTCCCTGCCACAACACTACCGCGAAATTCTCAAGAGCCTGGGCGAAGACCCGGAGCGCGAAGGCTTGCTCGACACGCCCAAGCGCGCCGCCAAGGCCATGCAATACCTGTGTCACGGCTACGAGCAAGACCTGGACACCATCGTCAACGGCGCGCTGTTCGCCTCTGACAATGACGAGATGGTGATCCTCAAGGACATCGAGTTGTACTCGTTGTGCGAGCATCATTTGTTGCCGTTTATCGGCAAGGCCCACGTGGCCTACATTCCGACCGGCAAGGTACTGGGCCTGTCGAAGCTGGCGCGCATTGTGGATATGTACGCGCGGCGCCTGCAGATACAGGAAAACCTCACGCGGCAAATTGCCGACGCCATCCAGCAGGTGACCCAGGCGGCCGGCGTGGCCGTGGTGATCGAAGCCCAGCACATGTGCATGATGATGCGCGGCGTGGAAAAACAGAATTCAACCATGAACACCTCGGTGATGCTCGGCGCGTTCCGCGAGTCGAACACCACGCGCATGGAGTTCCTGCAACTGATCGGACGGAGCAAGTAGCAATGCCACAACTTCAACCAGGCATGGCGCGCATCCGGGTCAAGGACCTGTGCCTGCGCACTTTTATCGGCATCAACGAGGACGAGATCCTCAACAAGCAGGACGTGCTGATCAACCTGACCATCCTGTATGCCGCCCAGGAAGCCGTGCGCGACAATGACATCGACCACGCGCTGAACTACCGCACCATCACCAAGGCGATCATCGCCCACGTCGAAGGCAACCGCTTTGCCTTGCTGGAGCGCCTGACCCAGGAATTGCTGGACCTGGTGATGAGCAATGAGTCGGTGCTGTACGCCGAAGTCGAAGTGGACAAACCCCACGCGCTGCGGTTTGCCGAGTCGGTTTCGATTACCCTGGCGGCCAGCCGCTAACCCTCCGGATTTTCAGTGAGCCTTATGAACGATCAACAACGCCTCGAACTCGAAGCCGCCGCCTTCCGCCGGCTGGTGGCGCACCTGGACAGCCGCAAGGATGTGCAGAACATTGACCTGATGAACCTCTCGGGCTTCTGCCGCAACTGCTTGTCCAAGTGGTACAAGGCCGAGGCCGACGAGCGCCACATCGAGCTGAGCCTCGATGACGCCCGCGAAGTGGTGTACGGCATGCCGTACGCCGAGTGGAAAGCCCAATACCAGAAAGAAGCCAGCGCCGATCAACAAGCGGCGTTCGCCAAAGGAAAACCCCATGACTGATTTGAACACCCTGCGTGCCAGCCTCAACAGCGGCGAACATGTTTTTGCCGACACCCTGGCGTTTGTTGCCGCCGGTTACGACTACCAGCCCCAAGCCTTTACCAACGGCGACGTGGAAAATGCCGCCGGCCAGAACGAAGGCTCGTGCAAGACCCTGGGCCTGGCGCTGCTGGAAGGCCTGAGCGACCAGGAAGCGCTGCTGGCGTTTGGCGAGCATTACCGTTCAGTGGTGGCGACGCCTGAGGGCAGCGATCACGGTAATATTCGTGCGTTGATTGCCCATGGTTTGGCCGGTGTGAAGTTCAGCGCACAGCCCCTGACCCGCCGCTGATTCGACCTCTGTGGGAGCTGGCTTGCCTGCGATGGCGGTGGTGACTGATACACCGCTATCGCAGGCAAGCCAGCTCCCACATTTGATTTGTGTTGTTGATCAAATTGCGGGCATAAAAAAACCGGCCTCTCAGCCGGTTTTTTTGTTTCTACGGTTTAGAACGAAGCGTCCTTCAACCCGTCGAGGTAACGCTCGGCATCCAGGGCCGCCATGCAACCGGCGCCGGCCGAGGTGATGGCCTGGCGGTACACGTGGTCAGCCACGTCACCGGCGGCGAAGATGCCTTCGATGTTGGTGGCGGTGGCGTTGCCTTCACGGCCTCCCTGCACCACCAGGTAGCCGTCTTTGGCTTCCAGCACGCCCTCGAACAGCGAGGTGTTCGGGGTGTGGCCGATGGCGATGAACACGCCATCGACTTTCAGCTCGTCGAAGCTGCCGTCGTTGTTTTTCAGGCGGGCACCGGTCACGCCCATGTTGTCGCCCAGGACTTCGTCCAGGGTGGCGTTGAGCTTGAGGATGATTTTGCCTTCAGCGACACGGGCGTGCAGCTTGTCGATCAGGATCTTCTCGGCGCGGAAGGTCTCGCGGCGGTGAACCAGGGTCACGGTGCTGGCGATGTTGGCCAGGTACAGCGCCTCTTCCACGGCCGTGTTACCGCCACCGACCACAGCCACCGGCTTGTTGCGGTAGAAGAAACCGTCGCAGGTCGCGCAGGCCGAAACGCCTTTGCCCATGAACGCTTCTTCCGATGGCAGGCCCAGGTAACGGGCGCTGGCGCCGGTGGCGATGATCAGCGCGTCACAGGTGTAGACGCCGCTGTCGCCGGTCAGGCTGTAAGGCTTTTTCGAGAAGTCGACTTTGTTGATGTGGTCGAAAACGATCTCGGTCTCAAAGCGCTCGGCGTGTTCTTTCATGCGTTCCATCAGCACCGGACCGGTCAGGCCGTGAACGTCGCCCGGCCAGTTGTCGACTTCGGTGGTGGTGGTCAACTGACCGCCCGCCTGCATGCCGGTGATCAGCAGCGGCTTGAGGTTGGCCCGGGCAGCGTAGACGGCAGCGCTGTAACCGGCAGGGCCGGAACCGAGAATAATCACTCGCGAATGACGGGTATCAGACATGACTCACTCCTGTCGACCGCCCGGACCACAAGGCGGCTGGAATAAAAAAGGACTGCGAAGCACTTGGGGAAGGCTTGAACTCGCACGTCCTGAAAATAATGGGTGCAGCGTATAGAGGGGGGCAAGATTAAGGAAATACGGAATGACAATCCAGCTCATAGGCGATCTCTATGCAATTGAACCGGTTGATCGACACCTTTGTTACCGTTGATGTCGCAGCTTTCGCCGCTGGCACAAAGTCGGTAAGGTCGGCGCGTTCGTCATCCTGCTCGGAGTTCTCCATGCCCGCCCCTGCTCTTTCCGGCCCGCAATACCTGCGTGAAGGCCTCAAACTGGTGCTGAGCCCCGGCCTGCGGCTGTTTGTGCTGCTGCCGCTGGCGATCAACCTGGTGCTGTTCGTCGGTTTGATCTACTTCGCTGGCCATCAATTCAGCCTGTGGGTCGACCACTTGATGCCGACGCTGCCGAGCTGGCTGAGTTTCTTCAGCTATATCCTCTGGCCCTTGTTCGTGGTGCTGGTGGTGCTGATGGTGTTTTTCACCTTCACCATGCTGGCCAATATCATCGCGGCGCCGTTCAACGGCTTTCTTTCGGAGAAAGTCGAAGTGGTGGTGCGCGGCACCGATGACTTCCCGGCATTCAGCTGGGGCGAACTGGTGGCCATGGTCCCGCGCACCCTGGCGCGGGAAATGCGCAAGCTGGGTTACTTCCTGCCCCGGGCCATCGGCCTGTTTATCCTGTCGTTCATTCCGGTGGTCAACCTGGTTGCTGCGCCGCTGTGGCTGCTGTTCGGCGTGTGGATGATGGCGATCCAGTACATCGACTACCCGGCCGACAACCACAAGCTGGGCTGGAACGAAATGCTCGCCTGGCTGCGCCAGAAACGCTGGCAGAGCATGAGCTTCGGCGGGATTGTATACCTGGTGTTGCTGGTGCCAGTGGTCAACCTGCTGATGATGCCGGCGGCAGTGGCCGGGGCAACCTTGTTCTGGGTGCGCGAACAAGGCGCCGAGGCGATGGCACAGCAACAAAAAGTGACCAAGTCATAAATCCATCATCCCGATGACACAATGACGACATGGCCCACGGTGACACTGTGGGTCATGACGACAGCCTCGCTTCACATCACCCTCA from Pseudomonas tolaasii NCPPB 2192 includes the following:
- a CDS encoding CidA/LrgA family protein encodes the protein MKRFTRLLTELLILLAIYLLGCELSVWFAWPIPGGVVGLGLLLATFASGLVKPAALELGAGVLMAEMLLFFIPALMSLLDYGGLLRNDGWRILLVIGFSTLSVMLVTAFTVEMVCRWRLRREA
- the folE gene encoding GTP cyclohydrolase I FolE, which encodes MTLSLPQHYREILKSLGEDPEREGLLDTPKRAAKAMQYLCHGYEQDLDTIVNGALFASDNDEMVILKDIELYSLCEHHLLPFIGKAHVAYIPTGKVLGLSKLARIVDMYARRLQIQENLTRQIADAIQQVTQAAGVAVVIEAQHMCMMMRGVEKQNSTMNTSVMLGAFRESNTTRMEFLQLIGRSK
- a CDS encoding PAS domain-containing protein: MINANLMQMVVNASNDGITIAEREGRDKPLIYANPAFERMTGYHLDDILYQDCRFLQSGDRDQPGLMAIREALDSGGSCREILRNYRKDGTPFWNELSISTVYNEADRQTYFVGVQKDVTPQVKAQQRVAQLEAEVAALKDELAALKATSGVNKL
- a CDS encoding alpha/beta fold hydrolase, producing the protein MPLAEIPLRAWRKRSQVFVFRGRSIRYWVAGQGEPLLLIHGFPTASWDWHYLWQPLAQRNLVIACDMLGFGESDKPVDHDYCLLEQADLQQALLDHLRVEQPVHLLAHDYGDSVAQELLARHYEGHLNVASCVFLNGGLFPETHRPALVQKLLLSPLGWMIGRAFGRNALSNSFSQIFGPNTRPSESALDDFWSLINCNDGTRILHKLIAYIPQRRRLRERWVAAMQRDDVPLRVIDGEVDPISGAHMVERYHQLVPHADTVLLANIGHYPQIEAPVLVLKHYLAFRERIAGPVWELACQR
- a CDS encoding MerR family transcriptional regulator, with product MPEIIAPQRRAATDSHADSEALFPIREVARLTGVNPVTLRAWERRYGLIQPTRTESGHRLYSGTDIDTVHRILDWIERGVAVSKVGKILARDELRSTPAATSRVDTELEWHQWQAQLRQAVGAFDDRQLDRLYGQILATYSTAVVFQDILMPLWQQLLRHHGSFGQASEWLFFDNFLRGRTAQRLQMICACAAPRVLLSAIAGECRELELLVAGLLMSSEKLAVKVLGMGQPFDELTLVCEKTRPHALVLFSNRAPGSELPSKLNRLALTLDCPLLLAGDASDLAEPNLTGSPVGCLGNDARWMQRRLQQYLSGQLDT
- the trxB gene encoding thioredoxin-disulfide reductase, which translates into the protein MSDTRHSRVIILGSGPAGYSAAVYAARANLKPLLITGMQAGGQLTTTTEVDNWPGDVHGLTGPVLMERMKEHAERFETEIVFDHINKVDFSKKPYSLTGDSGVYTCDALIIATGASARYLGLPSEEAFMGKGVSACATCDGFFYRNKPVAVVGGGNTAVEEALYLANIASTVTLVHRRETFRAEKILIDKLHARVAEGKIILKLNATLDEVLGDNMGVTGARLKNNDGSFDELKVDGVFIAIGHTPNTSLFEGVLEAKDGYLVVQGGREGNATATNIEGIFAAGDVADHVYRQAITSAGAGCMAALDAERYLDGLKDASF
- a CDS encoding class II aldolase/adducin family protein; the encoded protein is MSLAPVQSSQSVKDQVSAAEWQARVDLAACYRLVALHGWDDLIFTHISAKVPGTEDFLINPYGLMFHEITASSLVKVDQAGNKLMDSPYEINPAGYTIHSAIHEVRHDVTCVLHTHTAAGVAVAAQKQGVLPISQQSIFVLSSLAYHAYEGVALNHEEKARLQADLGENSFLMLHNHGLLTCGSTIADTFLMMFTFQRACEIQVLAQNGGAELIAIGPQILAGAKAMVAAVTKSAQGMGGALAWPALLRKLDSQDPGYKS
- a CDS encoding flavodoxin, which codes for MKVAILSGSVYGTAEEVARHAAGILNAAGFEAWHNPRATLADVQAFAPEAFLAVTSTTGMGELPDNLQPLYSTIRDQLPAAWRGLPGAVIGLGDASYGDTFCGGGEQMRELFGELGVREVLPMLRLDASESVTPEADAEPWLAELVTALRG
- the folM gene encoding dihydromonapterin reductase, with the protein product MTATDAPILITGAGQRVGLHCAERLLDEGQPVIFSYRSERPGVDALRKRGAVGVFADFSSEAGILAFITELHTHTDSLRAIIHNASAWVAETPGDESRAFGDMFSVHMLAPYLINLHCSALLRRSTPADIVHISDDVVRKGSRQHIAYCATKAGLDSLTLSFAAQFAPLIKVNGIAPAMVMFNDGDDATYRAKVLAKAALGIEPGPEVIYQSVRYLLDNPYVTGTTLTVNGGRHIK
- a CDS encoding antibiotic biosynthesis monooxygenase; its protein translation is MSTSPVTLMVARRVAKGRYEELMAWLREGEQLATDFPGYLGSGVLAPPPHDDEFQIIFRFADEKTLHAWEFSASRSAWLSRGSELFADPSEHRVSGIDGWFGAVGARPPRWKQAVAIWLAFFPVSLLFNFGLGPLLGELDLFTRVLVSTLAVTPLMVYFFIPLSTHLLASWLHPAPPRAKATEAAA
- a CDS encoding LysR family transcriptional regulator is translated as MEFKQLRSFVEVIHRGGFTQAGKTLHISQSAVSKQVAQLEQSLGTPLLERTGSQIRLTAAGEVVLQRAEAMLRLQSELLSELDDMQQLTRGELRLGLPLLAGDTLFAGLYAEYRRRYPNVTIQLLEDGSRNIERAILNGELDVGGSLMPSDPAFAWQAFCDEPLDALLPMDHPLAQNAQVRLEELADTPFLMYQRSFVLNDRLMQACQQLGFTPREIGRSGQADFLAALVAAGQGVVLLPSVVARGLVRPGLVRLTLKAPDYLRWDIAFIWREGAYLSKAAQAWLALLREFPVSRAVQ
- a CDS encoding LrgB family protein, which translates into the protein MKLELMPVFWLALTLGAYAFSRWIYRRTGRYVLSPLILVPALLLAVAVPMKTAYAEYSADTHWLMLVLGPVTVAFAVPIWQQRRLLARHWSALLLGMVAGSAASIATSFGLAKALALDSSVTMSLVPRSITTPFAMPVSSDLGGVPELTAVFVMFTGVFGAMLGGVLLKWLPLRTPLARGALFGVGAHGAGVSRAREVGGEEGSVAGLVMVLTGLLNLFAVPLLAALL
- a CDS encoding DUF1244 domain-containing protein, producing MNDQQRLELEAAAFRRLVAHLDSRKDVQNIDLMNLSGFCRNCLSKWYKAEADERHIELSLDDAREVVYGMPYAEWKAQYQKEASADQQAAFAKGKPHD
- a CDS encoding HopJ type III effector protein — its product is MTDLNTLRASLNSGEHVFADTLAFVAAGYDYQPQAFTNGDVENAAGQNEGSCKTLGLALLEGLSDQEALLAFGEHYRSVVATPEGSDHGNIRALIAHGLAGVKFSAQPLTRR
- the folX gene encoding dihydroneopterin triphosphate 2'-epimerase: MPQLQPGMARIRVKDLCLRTFIGINEDEILNKQDVLINLTILYAAQEAVRDNDIDHALNYRTITKAIIAHVEGNRFALLERLTQELLDLVMSNESVLYAEVEVDKPHALRFAESVSITLAASR